The Streptomyces rimosus genomic interval GGCACCGCAGCATGCTCAAGCGGCTGGCCAGAGTCGTGGAGAGCCGGCCTCGGCAGCCGGGCGAGGCGGTGTGATGGCGCGGCTCACGGGCGTACGGGCCCCGGCCCCGGCGGACAGGAGGCGGCCATGCCGGACGCGGTGGTGATCGGCGCGGGCCCGAACGGGCTGGTGGCCGCCAACCTCCTGGCCGACGCGGGCTGGAGCGTGGAGGTCCTGGAGGCGCAGCCGGAAGCGGGCGGCGCGGTCCGCAGCGACCGCGGCGTCCACCCCGACTACGTCAACGACCTGTGCAGCTCCTTCTACCCGCTGGCCGCCGCCTCCCCCGTGCTCGCCGCCCTGCGCCTGGAGGACCACGGGCTGCGCTGGAGCCACGCGCCCATCGTCCTGGCGCACCCGCTGACCGACGGCCGGTGCGCGGTGCTGGAACGCCGGATGCCGGCCACCGCCGACGGGCTGGACCGCTTCGCGGCGGGCGACGGCGACGCCTGGCGACGGCTCTGCGAGATCTGGGAACGGGTGGGCCCGGACATCCTGAAGGCCCTGTTCACACCGTTCCCGCCGGTGGTGGCCACGGCCCGGCTCGCCGCCCGGCTGCGCAGCGCGGGCGGCCTGCGGCTGGCCCGCACGCTGGTACTGCCGGTGCGGCGCCTGGGTGACGAGGAGTTCGGCGGCGAGGGCGGGCGGCTGCTGCTCGCGGGCAACGCCCTGCACGCCGATCTCGCGCCGGAGGCAGCGGGCAGCGGCGGCTTCGGATGGCTGATGTCCATGCTCGGCCAGACGTACGGCTTTCCGGTGCCGGTCGGCGGCGCGGGCGCGCTGACCGAGGCCCTGGTGCGGCGGATGGAGTCGCGCGGTGGTGTGCTGCGCTGCGACGAGCGCGTGGCCGAGGTCGTCGTACGGGCGGGCCGGGCCGTGGCGGTGCGCACCGCGGGCGGCGAGACGGTGCCGGCGGGCCGTGCCGTGCTGGCCGATGTCTCCGTACCGTCCCTCTACGGCGAGCTGGTCGACCGCCGGCATCTGCCCACCCGGCTGCTGGCCGATCTGCGCCGCTTCCAGTGGGACTTCGCGACGTTCAAGGTCGACTGGGCGCTGGACGGGCCGGTGCCCTGGACCGCGCCCGGGGCGGCGACCGCGGGCACCGTGCACCTGGCCGACGGCGTCGACGAACTGACCCGGTTCGCGGCGCAGCTGGCGGCGGGCCGGGTCCCGGACCGGCCGTTCGCCCTCTTCGGGCAGATGACCACCGCCGACGCCACCCGTTCACCGGCCGGTACGGAGTCGGCCTGGGCGTACACCCATGTGCCGCACGACGTGCGCGCGGACGCCGGGGAGGACGGCATCACCGGCGCCTGGCGGGACGGCGAGCGGCAGGCGATGGCGGACCGGGTGGAGGAGCAGGTGGAGCGGTACGCGCCGGGTTTCCGTAGCCGTATCCGGGCCCGCCGCATCCTCGCGCCGCCCACGTTGCAGGCGCTCGACGCCAATCTGCACGGCGGCGCCATCAACGGCGGTACGACCGCCATGCACCAGCAGCTCGTCTTCCGCCCCGTTCCGGGCACCGGGCGCCCGGAGACGCCGGTCAAGGGCCTGTTCCTGGCGTCGGCCGGTGCGCATCCGGGTGGTGGTGTGCACGGCGCGCCCGGAGCCAACGCGGCGCGCGCTGCCCTGCGCAAGCGGTCGCCGAGCAGCGCGCTCAGTCGCCTTCAGCGGTCGCTGACGGGCCGTAACCGGCTCGGTGAGCGGCCGGACGATCCCACGGAGTGACGGGCGCCGGGGTTTCGGGACGTCGGGCTTGGGGGCGTCGGGCCCAGTTCCGCGCGCGCCAGGGTCAGGTCGTGGCCGCCATCGCTCCGGCAGACGTACGTGCCGCCTCCGCCCTCTCGTGCGGCGCCGCGTCGTCGTCCGGAACCAGGCCCCACCACCAGGAGATGACGGGGATGTCCAGGGGCGCGCGGCTGTCGTCGGTGGGTGTGGAGCACAGTGTCGAGGGCAGCCGGGCCGGGTCTTCCGGGGTGGTGTAGCGCCGGGAGGTGATGCCCCAGTCCTGGGACCCGCGGATGAACGTGCCCAGGTTGTGCAGGTACTGGCGCAGCTGCGGGCTGCCCTGCTGCCGCAGGTGCGCGCTCAGCCGCATGAACAGCGTCATCACGCGGTCCCGCTGGGCGATCGCCGTGGTCAGCGCCTCGTCCGGGGAGGTGCCGTACTCGTTCTGCAGCACCCTCAGGACGTTGAGGTAGTAGCCCTCCCCGCGGCTCTCCTTGTGGTGGGAGAAGATGTCGTTGTCCCAGGTGATGATGAAGGAGGCCATCTCGGCCGCGGCGCGCACGGACGTGTGCTCGCGCTCGTGCGGCTGGAGTTCGTAGCCGTGGCCCATCTCCAGCATCGGCAGGACCACCGAGGTCGCCCCGTCGTACAGGCGCATCAGGGTGTAGTCGGGCAGGCTGGGCACGGTGCCGGAGCGCCGGTAGGACGCCTCCCACACGACGGAGAAGAAGTATTCGCGCAGCGCGTCGATCCAGCGCGCGGTCTGGCCCGCGGTGCCGTACCGGCTCATCCGGTGCCGCAGGTCGCGCAGCCCCTCGGCGAGGCTGTCGCCCGGCAGGACCGGGGACTCGGGGTTCTGCGCGACGCGCAGCAGCCGGTGCAGTACGCCCGTCAGCTCCCCCGGGTCGTGCCCGAGGTCGCTCTCCTCGCAGTAGCCGTCGTCGACGCCGAACAGCCACAGCACGAAGTCCGCGAGGAGGGAGACGACCTCCTCGCGGCCGTCGGGCAGGATGCGCGCGGCGAAGCCGCCGATCCCATGGGTGACCAGGCGCCCGCGCAGCTCGTCGGAGCCTATGGAGAAACGTTCCGCCCAAGCCGTCGTCCGGGCTTCGATCTCCAGATGCCGGGGGTGCACGGCGGGCGGAAGGGGCGAGTAGGTCGGCGGAACGGTCAGCTCGGGTCCCACTCGTGACCACCTCTCAGCATCGGCACGGCATGGCGGCCGGGGCTCGGAACCGGACAGTCCGGTCCTTGACTGATCAACTATGGCGCATAGTACGCACCCCGGCCCCCTGATCCAATAGCGTCTTGGTGTCTATGACAAGTTTCTGGAGGAGCGGCGTCCGGTTCCCTTCGGCACCGGGTTCTTCGCGGCGCTCGCGGCAGACCGGGCAGCCCGTACGCCGAGTTGGACGCCGTCCCCTGACGGGGCATCGGCCGCTGACCGGCGCGAGGACGGGAGGAACTGTGACGATCTTCACCCCCTTCGACACGGCGGAGCGCCGGGCCTGGGCCGGGCGGGCCGCGGCGTACGAGCGGAGCTTCGCCACGCTCTGCGCCCACCCGGTGCCCGCGCTGCTCGACGCGGCGGGGGTGCGCCGCGGCCTGCGCGTGCTCGACGCCGGGACCGGGACCGGCAACGCCGCCCAGGCCGCGGGCAGCAGGGGCGCCACGGTGACGGCCGTGGACGCGGACCCCGGCATGGCCACCCGCGCGGCGGCGACCGCCCCGGACACGGCCGTCTGCGTGGCCGCGCTGCCCCGCCTCCCCTTCGCCGACGGCCACTTCGACGCCGTGGTGGGCAATCTCGTGCTCAACCACGTCGGGCGCCCCCGCGCGGCACTCGCCGAACTGCGCCGGGTCGCGCGGCCGGGCGCCCGGATCGCGCTCTCCATCTGGGCGGCCCCACCGGCGCCCGGCCAGGCCCTGTTCGGCCGCGCCCTCCAGGCCGCCGGCGTGACCCGGCCCGCCCATCTGCCCACGCTCGCCGCCGAGGACGACTTCCCGCGTACGGAAGAGGGCTTCGGTGGCCTCCTCCACGAAACCGGCCTCACCGCCGTCCGCTGCGAAACCCTCACCTGGGAGCACCGGACCACCGCCGAGCAGTGGTGGAGCGGACCTGCCGCCGGTGTCGCGTCGGCCGGGCAGATCCTGGTGAGCCGACCGCCCGAGGTCATCACCGAGGTCAGGCGTCAGTACGACGCGCTGTGCGCGGAGTTCATGGGCCCGGACGGGATGCTCGTACTCCCCCACACCGCCCTGCTGGCCAGCGCCCAGGTTTGAAAGCAGCCCCGGCGCCGCCTCACCTTACGCAGCCCCCGGCAGAAAGTCCCGCAGATGCGCGAGCAGCGCCCCCGGCGCCTCTTCCGCGATGAAGTGCCCGCACTCCGGGATCTCGGCGCCGGTGACCTGCTCCGGGCGGGCCGAGTGGTCCCGCCAGATGTCCAGCGTCGGCAACTGCGCGGGCAGGCCGGCCGCTCCCCATAGGGCCAGTACGGGTACGGTCAGCAACCGCCCCTCGGCGAAGTCCGCGTCGTCCAGGGCGATGTCGGTCTCCGTGGCGCGGTAGTCGTCGAAGCCGGCGCGCAGCGCGCCGGGGCGGGAGAACGCCGTCACGTACGCGTCCACGGCCTCGTCGGTCAGCGCGTGCCGGTTGTAGGTCCAGCGCTCGAAGAAGTACTCCAGGTAGCCGCGCACGTCCTGGCCGGCCAGCCGCTCGGGCAGGTCGGGCTGGAAGTGGAAGAACCAGTGCCAGTACCCGGAGGCGATGGTGGCGTCCACGCGGCGCATCACCTCGCGGGTCGGCACGATGTCCAGTACGGCGATCCGCTCCACCTGTTCGGGGCGGTCCAGCGCCCAGCGGTGGGCGACCCGCGCGCCCCGGTCGTGCCCGACCACACTGGCCCGTTCACAGCCCAGCGACTCGACGAGACCGGCCATGTCGGCGGCCATCGTCCGCTTGTCGTAACCGGTCGTGGGCTTGTCGCTGAGGCCGTAGCCGCGCAGGTCGGGCGCCACCACGGTGTAATCGCGGGCCAGTTCGCCGAGGACCGGCCACCAGCAGCGGGAGGTCTGCGGCCAGCCGTGCAGCAGCACCACCAGCGGCCCGGAGCCCGCCCTTGTGTAGTGCAGCCGTACGCCGTTCACCTGGGCCACGCCCGTCGTCGTGCCGCTTGTGGTCGTACCGTCCGCCACCTGTTGCCTCCCACGCGATTTCGCAGCCGTCATCGCACCGGACCGCCCTGCGGCCCGCGTCTTTCTAACCCTCTCAGGGGGTTAGTACAGTGGCAAGCATGTCGAGCGATGACGTGTGGCTCCGGTGCGGCGGACGGCTGTGCCTGGACTTCGTCAACACCCTGCGGAACCGGGCGCGGGTACCGCGCGAGACGCTGGTCGTACCGGAGGACCTGCGGCGGTGGCTGGAGTGGGCGGGAATCGCCGTGACGGCCCGCCCGGCGGCGCGGGACGCGGACGCGCTCGCCCTGGCACGCAAGCTGCGTGACGCGCTGGACCGGGCGGTGCTCGCGGCGGCCGACGGCGCCCTCCCCACCCCCGCCGACCTGGCCGTGCTCAACAGCACAGCAGCCGCCCACCCTCTCCCCACACCTCAACTCACAGTGGTAAACGACAAGTTGGCACACACCACCACACCCGCCCCGGCCCCCGCCGACCCGGCCGCGGGGCTCGCCCTGGTCGCGCAGGACGCGGTGGCGCTGCTGCCCTCGCCCGAGGTCCGGCGGGTGCGCGTGTGCGGCGCGGACGACTGCGCCGTGCGCTTCGTCGACCGCTCCCCCGCGCACAACCGCCGCTGGTGCTCCATGGAGCGGTGCGGCAACCGCGCCAAGGCCCGCCGCCATGTGGCACGGACGGGGCGTGCGCCCCGCGCGGACGGCGGTGGATGATGGCGCGATGGAGACTCCCGTGCCGGTCCCGGCCGGGCTGGTGCTGCTCGTCGGGGCGCCGGCCGCCGGGAAGAGCACCTTCGCCGGGGAACTGGTCGCGCAGGGCCGGCTGCCCGCCGAGGCCGTGGTGTCCAGCGATGCCATCGCCGAGGAGTTGTTCGGTCCCGGCGTGGACCGGTGCACGGTCGACGCGCAGGTCTTCGAGGAGCGCGACCGCCGGGTCGCCGAGCGGCTGCACGAGGGGCGCACCGTCCTGATCGACGCGACGAACGTGCTGCCCCGGGGCCGCGAGCGGCTGCTGGCCATGGCGCGGAAGTTCGGCGTCCCGGTCACCGCACTGCGCTTCGCGCCCCATGAGCCGGTCCTGCTCCTCCAGAGCCGCGAACGCGCCAAACGCGTCCCGGACGCCGAGATCTCCGCGTACGCGACCCTGCTCCGGGACACCGCCGACACCCGCCATCTCCTGGCGGAGGGCATCAGCACCGTCTACGAGGTCCCGGGGCGCGCGCAGGGCATGGGGGCGGCCGAAGCCGCGCGGCGGTTCCGGTTCGAAGGGTGTGAGGGATAGGGGAATGGGGGCGGCCGGGGCACGCCGCCCACCCACACTTCAGGTCCGTCCCTCCCGCTCCTGCGCGTCCTTCAGCTCGGCGGAGGGCGCCGCCCAGCGGGCCCGTACGACCGGGAAGCCCGCCTGTTCGCAGGCGGCGCAGACCAGTTCGTCGTCGTCCACGACATGGCGTACGTCGCGGCCGCCCGCGATACGGCGCAGCAGTTCCAGCTTGGTGTGGCGGGCCGGGCGCCGGTCGCTGTTCGGCCGCATGTACAGGCGTCCCTCGGGCAGTCCGTGCTGTTCGAGCCAGGCCAGTGTGTCCCGGCGGCAGCGTTCGGGACGGCCGGTGAGGTAGACGACCTCACAGCCCTCGGCGCTCTCCCGGGCCAGCGCCACGCCCGGCGCGAGCGGCGGGTCGTCGGGCGCCGCGGCGAAGAAGCCGTTCCAGTCGCGCGGCCTGCGCTCCAGGAAGTGCTGGCGGTGCGCGGTATCGGCGAGCGTGCCGTCGAGGTCGAACACCGCCAGGGGCCGCGACGCCGCGCCGCGCCCGCCCCTTCCCGTTCTCGTCATCGCGTCCTCTCGTGCCGGTGCCGGCGGCTGCCGCCCGCATGGGCGGCCCTGTCCGTACGGTGGCCGGATACCGTCGTTGCGGCGGCCGAGTGGATCGTACGTGAGGCCGGTCGGCGCGCCGGTGACGCGGGGCCGGTGAAGCACCCGAGGCGGAACGACGCGTTGGGCCCGGGCCGGAATGCGACGTACCAGTGCCATGGTGCGCAGGAATTGCAGACCCCATGCCGCCGCCACGCTTTTGCCGACTATTTACGGACGGCCGTTCGGCCACGGGACGAATTCCAAAGCGTTCGACCTGTTCTTCTTCAGGACCGAAAGCCCAACCCCATTGGTCACGACCTTCCTTGCCGCCCCCGCTCCGCCGTTGCCACCGTCATCAACAACGCGCCCCCATGGGGCTGTTTGACAACGTGTTCCGCGCCCCCTCGACGCCGGTGCGCAGACCGCGGCGGCAGGCACCGCGACTGCGTGAGCCGACCGTATGAGCCGGCTGCGCCGAGGCCCGCTCAGGATGCCTCGCGTACCCACGCGGGAAATCCGGCGCCCCGACATGCGCGCGGTTCTGTCCCGAATGCGGAAAATCATCAGGACGCACAGCGCCATTGACCGGTCACACACTCAACCGCGCGCGACGACGGATTCCCACCTGTCGCGCGCCGGGAGGTGAGATGCGCGAAGCTCCCCCGGACACCACGACACTCGGCGATGTTCTCGCCCGGCGCGCCGAGTCCCACCACGACGCGCTGTTCCTCGAATTCCCGGCCTCCGCGTTCACCTTCGGCGAGGTGGACGAGCAGTCGGACCGCGTGGCCCAGGGATTGCCGGCGGCCGGGGTGGCGACGGGTGAACACGTCGCCGTCATGCTGCCGAACCGTCCGGAAATCGTGTTCGTCACCTTCGCGCTGGCCCGTATCGGCGCGGTCACCGTCCTGGTCAACACCGCCTATCACGGCCCGGCTTTACGCAATGTACTGGCCGGCTCCGACTGCGCCGCGCTGATCGTCGACAGCCGGTACGCCGACCGTCTGCCCCCGGTCACCGCGGAGGTGCCCGACCTGCGGCTCACCGTGGTGTGCGCACCCGGCGACCGGCCCGCGGCCACCGGCGGGAGCGCGGCGGCACCGCAGGGCGGCCGGACGGTCGGATGGCCGGACCTCATGGCACACGGGGCAGCGCGGCCCGAGCGGTGTCCATCGCGACATACCAGCCCCGGCACTCGTCGACGCCGACCCCGCCCTCCTCCGTGTCACCCGGCGGCGACCTGACCGTGCTGTACCGCTTCACCCTCACGGGCGGGCCGCCCGATCCCCGACCCCCGGAGCCCCCCACTTGTCGATCCCACACTTCGCGTTGCTGACCGCGGCCGGAGTGGCCGCGGGACTGACGGGGACCGTCGCGGGACTCGCGTCCCTGTTCTCCTATCCCGCGCTGCTCGCCGCCGGCCTGTCGCCGACGACCGCCAATGTCACCAACACGGTCTCCCTCGCCATCGGCAACATCACCGTCGTTCCCAGTTCACGCCGGGAGCTGGCCGGCCAGTCGTCCGCCGTCCTCAGACTGGGCCTGGTGGTCGTCCTCGGCAGCGCGGCCGGGGCGGCACTCCTGCTGGCCACCCCGCCGGGAGTGTTCCAGCGGGTGGTGCCGTTCCTGGTCGGCGGCGCCTCGGTGGCCATCCTCGTACGGAGGCCGGCCCGGGACACCCTCGGCAGCGGCGAGCCGAAGCCGCCGGAGAGCACCACATGGCTGACGGTCCTCGGCATGTTCGCGGTGGCGCTCTACAGCGGTTACTTCGCCGCTGCCTCGGGAGTGGTGATGCTCGCCCTGCTGCTGGCCACCACGTCCGAGAGCCTGCTCCGCAGCAACGCCCTGAAGAACGTCCTGGTCGGTGTGGCGGACCTGGTCGCGGCGGCCGGCTTCGTCCTGTTCGGCACCGTGTCGTGGCTCAACGCGCTGCCGCTGGCGCTCGGCCTGCTGCTGGGGTCGTGGCTGGGCCCGCCGCTCGCGCGCAGTCTCCCCACCGCTCTGCTGCGCGTGGGCATCGCCCTGGCCGGGCTGGCGCTCGCCGTCAAACTGGCGGTGGAAGCGTACTGACGCCGGAGGGCCCGTGGAGGGACACGGGTCCGTACGACGCCGTACGGCCCGGAGGGGACACCGGTCCATACCTGACCGCATCCCAAATTCGTACAAAGAATCGAACCACCGGCATCTCCTTCCTCCCCCGAAAACTCCCAGGCAGCAGCGGCCGCGCAGGCCCTCCGGGCGGCCCGGAGCCGGTGCGTGCCCTCGCGCACCTGCGCCGGGCCGACGAGAATGTGCCCTTGAGCGCACCGCCCGCACCCGATTAGGTGGAGGGCGGCAATTCCGCCGACGGACGGCAGCCGCCGTCCCGGCCCGAAGGAGTTGGAGCCCATGCCTGCACGTCCGGCCGTCACGGAGGCGGAGCTGGAGGCCCACCTGCGGGGCATCTGCTTCAAGACCGGACCACCTCGCCAGATAGGCGTCGAGCTCGAATGGCTCGTGCACGACGCCCGCAACCCCCGATGTCCCGTCGACCCCGTACGACACCGCGAAGCGGCCGCCGCACTGCGTACCCTCCCCCTGCGGTCGGCCCTCACCTTCGAACCCGGCGGCCAGCTGGAGCTCAGCTCGCTGCCCGCCACCTCCCTCACCGCCTGTATCGAGGCCGTCTCGGCCGACCTGGCCCTGGTGCGTCCCGCCATGCGGGAGCTGGGCCTGGGCATGGCCGGTCACGGCCACAACCCCTGGCACCCGCCGCGCCGGGTCCTCACCGATCCCCGGTACGCCACCATGGAGGCGTACTTCGACCGCTGGGGCGCGGCCGGCCGGTCCATGATGTGCGGCACCGCCTCCGTACAGGTCTGCGTGGACGCCGGCCACGAGGAGCCGGGTCCGCTGGGGCTCGGCCGCCGCTGGAGACTGGCGCACCTGCTGGGTGCGGTACTGGTCGCCGCGTTCGCCAACTCGCCGGTCAGCGAGGGCTGCCCGACCGGCTACCGCTCCACCCGCCAGCTGGTGTGGTCGCAGATGGACCCGGCCCGTACCCTCGCCCCGCCGGATGGCCCCGACCCGCGCACCGCCTGGGTGGGGTACGTCCTGGACGCGCCCGTGATGTGCGTACGCAGCGACGACGGCCCGTGGGACGCGCCCGAGGGGCTGACGTTCCGCGACTGGGTCCGTACGGGCGCGCCGCGCCCGCCCACCAGGGAGGATCTCGACTACCACGTCACCACGCTCTTCCCGCCCGTACGGCCGCGCGGGCACCTCGAACTGCGCATGATCGACGCGCAGCCGGGGGACGGTGGCTGGATCGTGCCGCTGGCCGTCACGGCCGCGCTGTTCGACGACCCCGAGGCCGCCGAGAGCGCGTACCGCGTGGTCAAGCCGCTCGCGGAGACGGCCGGCACGCGTCCCGCGCCGCGCAACCCGCTGTGGCGGCACGCCACCCGTGGCGCGCTGACCGATCCCGAGCTGCACGCCACCGCGCTGGCCTGCTTCACCATCGCGCAGGAGGCGCTGCCCCGGCTGGGCGCCTCGGCGGAGGTCACCGGCGCGGTCGCCCGGTTCGCCGAGCGGTACGTGGCACGCGGGCGCTGCCCGGCGGACGACCTGCTGGAGGGGGCGTACACGGACGGCGAGCCCGCGCCCGCCACGCCGCCACCCCGGCCGGCCGGGGCCGCGCCACCCACCGGGTTACCGGCAGCAACGGACGCCGCGTACGAGGACGAGCTCACCCCTGGGAAGGACAGCCAGTGACCCACGATCCCGAATCGCTCCGGGAACGCGCGGCGCGCGCGCTGCTCGCCGCGCGCGACCGCACCCGCGCGCTGACCACCTGCGTCGACGACCACGACCTCACCGCGCAGCACTCCCCCTTGATGTCCCCGCTGGTGTGGGACCTCGCGCACATCGGCAACCAGGAAGAGCAGTGGCTGCTGCGCGCGGTCGGCAAGCGGGAGGCGCTGCGCCCGGACATCGACTCCGTCTACGACGCCTTCGAGCACCCGCGCGCCGAGCGCCCGTCCCTGCCGCTGCTGCCGCCCGCCGAGGCGCACGGTTACGTGGCGGACGTCCGCAGCCGGGTGCTGGACGTACTGGAGAGCAGCCCGCTGCGCGGCGAGCCGCTGCTCGACTCCGGCTTCGCGTTCGGCATGATCGCGCAGCACGAGCAGCAGCATGACGAGACCATGCTGATCACGCACCAGCTGCGCCGCGGCCCGGCCGCGCTCACGGCCCCCGAGCCGCCGGTGACCTCCGACGGCATCCTGCCCACCGAAGTCCTCGTCCCCGGCGGCCCGTTCACGATGGGCACCTCCACCGAGCCGTGGGCCCTGGACAACGAACGCCCCGCACACCGCCGCCTGCTGCCGTCCTTCCTCATCGACACCACACCGGTGAGCAACGGCGCGTACCAGGATTTCATCGAGGACGGCGGGTACGACGACGAACGCTGGTGGTCCCCCGAGGGCTGGGACCACATACGAGAACACCGCTTGCGCGCACCGCTGTTCTGGCGCCGGGAGGGCGGGCAGTGGCTGCGGCGGCGCTTCGGCGTCACCGAGCCGGTGCCGCCGCAGGAGCCGGTGCTGCACGTGAGCTGGTACGAGGCCGACGCGTACGCGCGGTGGGCGGGGCGGCGGCTGCCCACGGAGGAGGAGTGGGAGAAGGCCGCCCGGCACGACCCGGTCAGCGGCCGGTCCCGGCGCTACCCGTGGGGCGACGAGGACCCCGGCCCCACGCACGCCAACCTGGGCCAGCGGCATCTGCGCCCCGCCGCCGTCGGCAGCTACCCGGACGGCCAGTCACCGCTCGGCGTACGCCAACTGATCGGCGACGTATGGGAATGGACGTCGAGCGACTTCCTCCCCTACCCCGGCTTCGCCGCCTTCCCCTACCGCGAGTACTCGGAAGTGTTCTTCGGCGGGCCGTACAAGGTGCTGCGCGGCGGTTCGTTCGCCGTGGACCCGGTCGCCTGCCGGGGCACCTTCCGCAACTGGGACCTGCCGGTACGGCGCCAGATCTTCTCCGGCTTCCGCACGGCGCGGGACGCCGGGACGGCGGGCGCATGAGGGCCCCGGCATCGGCACCGACCCCGGCATCGGCACCGCCGGAGGACACGCCGGCGGCTCCACACGGCCCCGGGAGGCGAGGCTGATGTGCCGTCACCTCGCCTATCTGGGCCCGGAGGTGCCGCTCGGCCACCTCGTCACCGCGCCCTCCCACGGCCTGTACCGCCAGTCCTGGGAGCCCCGGCACCAGGTCCACGGCACGGTCAACGCGGACGGCTTCGGCATCGGCTGGTACGCGCCCGGCGACCCGGTTCCCGCCCGCTACCGCAGGGCCGGGCCCATCTGGGCCGACACCGGCGTCCTGGACCTGTGCCGGGTGGTGCGCACCACCGCACTGCTCGCCGCCGTACGGGACGCCACCTTCGCTGGCGCGGACGCCGAGGCGGCCGCCGCGCCGTTCGCCGACGGGCCCTGGCTGTTCAGCCACAACGGCGCGGTACCCGGCTGGCCCGGCTCCCTGGCCGACCTGGCCGCCGACCTGCCGCCGCACCGGCTGCTGTCCCTACAGGCCCGCTGCGACTCGGCCTTCCTGTGGGCGCTGGTGCACCACCGCCTCAGCGCCGGCATGGACCCCGCCGAGGCGCTGGCCGACACCGTCGCGGCGGTGTCCGCCGCCGCGCCCGGCGCCCGCCTGAACCTGCTCCTGACCGACGGCGCCACCATCGCCGCGACCACCTGGGGCGACTCCCTCTTCTACCTCGCCGAACCCGGCCGCAGCACCACCGTCGCCTCCGAGCCGTACGACGCCTCCCCCCACTGGACCGAGGTCCCGCCGTACACGCTGCTCGCGGCCACGCCCACCGACGTCCTTCTCACCCCGCTCAAGGAGCCCGCCGCGTGAGTCCCCTCACCGTCACCCGCACCCTTCCCGCCGACGCCACCACCGCCGCGCTCCGCGCCGACGTCGCACACGGACTGACCCGCACCCCCAAACAGCTCCCGCCCAAGTGGTTCTACGACGCCCGCGGCAGCGAACTCTTCGACGAGATCACCACACTGCCGGACTATTACCCGACCCGCGCCGAACGCGAAATCCTCATCACCCGTTCCGCCGAGATAGCCGCCGCCACCGGCGCCCGCACCCTGGTGGAACTCGGCTCCGGCTCCTCCGACAAAACCCGCCACCTCATAGCGGCCCTGACCGACCTGCACACCTACGTCCCGGTCGACGTAAGCGAAACCGCCCTGACCGCCGCGGGCGAATCCCTCCTCACCCTCCACCCATCCCTCACCGTCCACGCCCTGGTGGCCGACTTCCAACAGGGCTTCGCCCTCCCCGGCACCCCCGGCCCCCGCCTCCTCGCCTTCCTGGGCGGCACCATAGGCAACCTCCTCCCCGAAGAACGAGCCACCTTCCTCCGCTCCGCCCACGACCTCCTGTCCCCCGGCGACGCCCTCCTCCTGGGCACCGACCTCGTCAAGGACGAGGCGACCCTCGTGGCCGCCTACGACGACCCGACCGGCATCACCGCCGAATTCAACAAGAACGTCCTCAACGTCATCAACCGAGAGCTGGAGGCCGACTTCGATCCGGCGGATTTCCAGCATGTGGCGCTGTGGAATGCCGAGCGGGAGTGGATCGAGATGCGGCTGCGCGCGACGAAGGAATTGACCGTGAAGGTACCGGCGCTGGATTTGGCGGTGCCGTTCGCGGAGGGGGAAGAGATCCGGACGGAGATCTCGGCGAAGTTCCGGGAGGAGGGGGTTCGCAAGGAACTGGGCGCGGCGGGGTTCGAGTTGAGCCGGTGGTGGACGGATGAGGCGGGGCGGTTCGCGTTGTCGTTGTCCGTACGGGGCTGACCGGCGCGGAATCGCA includes:
- the egtC gene encoding ergothioneine biosynthesis protein EgtC, with the translated sequence MCRHLAYLGPEVPLGHLVTAPSHGLYRQSWEPRHQVHGTVNADGFGIGWYAPGDPVPARYRRAGPIWADTGVLDLCRVVRTTALLAAVRDATFAGADAEAAAAPFADGPWLFSHNGAVPGWPGSLADLAADLPPHRLLSLQARCDSAFLWALVHHRLSAGMDPAEALADTVAAVSAAAPGARLNLLLTDGATIAATTWGDSLFYLAEPGRSTTVASEPYDASPHWTEVPPYTLLAATPTDVLLTPLKEPAA
- a CDS encoding sulfite exporter TauE/SafE family protein, which translates into the protein MSIPHFALLTAAGVAAGLTGTVAGLASLFSYPALLAAGLSPTTANVTNTVSLAIGNITVVPSSRRELAGQSSAVLRLGLVVVLGSAAGAALLLATPPGVFQRVVPFLVGGASVAILVRRPARDTLGSGEPKPPESTTWLTVLGMFAVALYSGYFAAASGVVMLALLLATTSESLLRSNALKNVLVGVADLVAAAGFVLFGTVSWLNALPLALGLLLGSWLGPPLARSLPTALLRVGIALAGLALAVKLAVEAY
- a CDS encoding AMP-binding protein — translated: MREAPPDTTTLGDVLARRAESHHDALFLEFPASAFTFGEVDEQSDRVAQGLPAAGVATGEHVAVMLPNRPEIVFVTFALARIGAVTVLVNTAYHGPALRNVLAGSDCAALIVDSRYADRLPPVTAEVPDLRLTVVCAPGDRPAATGGSAAAPQGGRTVGWPDLMAHGAARPERCPSRHTSPGTRRRRPRPPPCHPAAT
- the egtA gene encoding ergothioneine biosynthesis glutamate--cysteine ligase EgtA, which encodes MPARPAVTEAELEAHLRGICFKTGPPRQIGVELEWLVHDARNPRCPVDPVRHREAAAALRTLPLRSALTFEPGGQLELSSLPATSLTACIEAVSADLALVRPAMRELGLGMAGHGHNPWHPPRRVLTDPRYATMEAYFDRWGAAGRSMMCGTASVQVCVDAGHEEPGPLGLGRRWRLAHLLGAVLVAAFANSPVSEGCPTGYRSTRQLVWSQMDPARTLAPPDGPDPRTAWVGYVLDAPVMCVRSDDGPWDAPEGLTFRDWVRTGAPRPPTREDLDYHVTTLFPPVRPRGHLELRMIDAQPGDGGWIVPLAVTAALFDDPEAAESAYRVVKPLAETAGTRPAPRNPLWRHATRGALTDPELHATALACFTIAQEALPRLGASAEVTGAVARFAERYVARGRCPADDLLEGAYTDGEPAPATPPPRPAGAAPPTGLPAATDAAYEDELTPGKDSQ
- the egtD gene encoding L-histidine N(alpha)-methyltransferase, yielding MSPLTVTRTLPADATTAALRADVAHGLTRTPKQLPPKWFYDARGSELFDEITTLPDYYPTRAEREILITRSAEIAAATGARTLVELGSGSSDKTRHLIAALTDLHTYVPVDVSETALTAAGESLLTLHPSLTVHALVADFQQGFALPGTPGPRLLAFLGGTIGNLLPEERATFLRSAHDLLSPGDALLLGTDLVKDEATLVAAYDDPTGITAEFNKNVLNVINRELEADFDPADFQHVALWNAEREWIEMRLRATKELTVKVPALDLAVPFAEGEEIRTEISAKFREEGVRKELGAAGFELSRWWTDEAGRFALSLSVRG
- the egtB gene encoding ergothioneine biosynthesis protein EgtB, which translates into the protein MTHDPESLRERAARALLAARDRTRALTTCVDDHDLTAQHSPLMSPLVWDLAHIGNQEEQWLLRAVGKREALRPDIDSVYDAFEHPRAERPSLPLLPPAEAHGYVADVRSRVLDVLESSPLRGEPLLDSGFAFGMIAQHEQQHDETMLITHQLRRGPAALTAPEPPVTSDGILPTEVLVPGGPFTMGTSTEPWALDNERPAHRRLLPSFLIDTTPVSNGAYQDFIEDGGYDDERWWSPEGWDHIREHRLRAPLFWRREGGQWLRRRFGVTEPVPPQEPVLHVSWYEADAYARWAGRRLPTEEEWEKAARHDPVSGRSRRYPWGDEDPGPTHANLGQRHLRPAAVGSYPDGQSPLGVRQLIGDVWEWTSSDFLPYPGFAAFPYREYSEVFFGGPYKVLRGGSFAVDPVACRGTFRNWDLPVRRQIFSGFRTARDAGTAGA